GCAGGGGCACCGGACAGGTAGAGTGagatgttggggagagagagatgaggtgataggttagggaagggtcagtgaggaataaaaggagaagctacatgacagggagggattcagacagcaggatactggaggtgggggaatggaAATAGCTGGGTACTGAACAGTCTCGCTCTTCTCTGCAGGTGTTATGGCCAAGGCTTCTGGAGTATGTGGTGCCAGCTCAGTACACGGGTACTTTGAAGCCTCTCTGCAGATGCCTTAGGGAACTGGCtgagaaaaagcagcaggaaggagaagaagctgCTTGCCTCGACTACAGTGGACCAGGTTTATAACAGAAACTCTTCCATGTATTCGCTCCAGGCACACTATGAAATGAACAGATTCAGTCTGCTCCAGTTCTCTCGTCTGCAATCAGGAGGCTAAAATGAAtgagggatggtcttgtgattacaacatggccatgggagggagctaggaaatgtgggttctgttcccagcttgccACCAAAATTCTGATGTGCCCTTGGGGGAAATCACttgatctttctctctcagcttccccacttgTGAAATGAAGAAGTAATTAATGCCAACCTCATAGAGGTGCTGTGAGGCGGAATTCAttcctgtttgtaaagcattttgagatgctcagactgaaagcactatggaaatgcaaattattatcagCTGTATTCAACATTGGTGGGCACGTTGGAAATGGATAGGTGAATAACATTGGCAGGACTCTCTGCAAAGCCTGGCATCATTAAAACTATTCTGTTTCTTTCCCTAGTGAAACTCCCtacaccccaggggctgctggcgcGACTCCTGGTGAGTAGACCATGAAAATAGGTTTTCTGCTAAATGTGAAGTGGAACAGTTAACTGTAAAAATCGGTATTATAGCTAGATGCTTATAGACAGGCTGAGCAATGTGTAtgattgggtctctctctctccaccctctcctGAGACACACTGTTCTGCATCCTCGTACTAGCTAGAATGCTCGCTTCTTCAGGAAGACACTGCAGTAGAAGCAACAACTCTATTGTATGGTCTCCACAATGAGAGAGTCTGAACTATTCCCTCCTTCAGGAACAAACTGGTATTGTGCTGACAAAACttagcctgttctttctctctcattgacaGGTAGTAGCCTCATCCCCttatgaaagagaaggacatggatGTGCTGCCTTGCAATTACTGAAGGCCCTGCACCACAATGTCCACGCAGCAGTGGGTGAGATGTGGGTACTGaagatcccacctctgctgcGGTACATGGAAGGTAAAGTGCTAGTTAGGAGGAGTGCGGTCCATGGAGAATAGAAGGGAAGCCACAAAATGCAGCTTCCTATTGACATGTGTTGTGCCATTCCTGCTGCAGTACATGGGAACAGTGGGGAATTGAAATTGGGCTTCTAGGCCCTCACTTTTCCTTCCCCTGGATAACTGGGAACCACTGGGGTAAAGCCAGAATTTAACcactgaggccaattcaatcagggcagaatcaggccaggAAGGTTTCAGCTGAATGGAAATTTTACAGCAGTTCCCCCCACACCTTTGCTAGGTTATTAGTTGGGAAGGTGAATACACATGAAGCTGGAGGTTAGTGAAATATTTTGGAGTTACATATATAGTCTGATTttggaaactgaatttttctAAAAATTAAACCCCATGTTTACTTTCAAGGGTGATTCAGTTAAAAAACCCAGAGTTTTTCTTTCTGTAAGGAAACCCAAGCCATAAAAGCTAGGTTGGCCAAGTGGGTGCCCTATGTCGAATCTAGGTATTATGGGCCTAAAAATGTCTTTCACCAATTTTACAGTGGTATGAATCTATTGACCTccatggaaaaaacccttcaatCAGTGTAggccaagggtaggcaacctatgccacgcgtgccaaaggcggcacgcgagctgattttcagtggtactcacactgcctgggtcctggccactggtccagggggctctgcattttaatttaattttaaatgaagcttcttaaacattttaaaaaccttatttactttacatacagcaatagttatatattatagacttatagcaagagaccttcttaaaatgttaaaatgtattactggcacacgaaaccttaaatcggagtgaataaatgaagactcggcacaccacttcccaTTTAGACTTGAAAGCCCAGGTACGTTACAGCTTGGCAGACCAGGAGTTTAAGAAGGACTGATTGCAAAGGAGATACCTGGGACAACTCTTCTTGCTAACCTAAGTGACATTATTGTTTTGCTTCCTCCTTTATAGGGAACACAGAGAATTCCCTGGACCATGAACAGTGGGAGCACATGCTGCTTCAGGTACAAGATGGCTTTCAGCTGTATTGtcacagccctccctcccccctccaaatgtatcagctggggaaagaataatgataaattattcactataagcagagctggtcaaaccatttcatttgcaacttttgttcagtgaaaaatggccttttttattttcatgggacattttcaaatttttcagggtttgtttttttgtatgttttttacacaaaacaaagcaaccccaacccaaatagaaaatgtttagtttttttaaactgaagttgattttgggttttttttttccagttgctttTCTGTTTGTCTCCTCCCCGCTCCAGCTTTTTCAGTCACGAAGTGGAAGAGGGGGAAACCGGCAAGGGGACCAGGgataaaggaaaggaaagatggaaaacaaagaattgaataatggtcattttttattttgaaaagcaaaatattttttgttttttcacttttcatttgtgtgttgaaaaatcaagaaaacaaaaaaaatcccacttgttTTGTGAAATGGACTTACTAttgttcaaccagctctagttataaataattctgtattaccactgggaacagcacaaaacttaaccagaaaaccagcaTGCTAATGGTGCTAATGCATCACTGGGGGACATTTAAAggattctttttttctatttgccaCTCAAAAGAAAATTTGCTCTGAGAAACCCAAAAAGGAAAAGCGACAGGACAAGGTTTGGTGACTGTATCTCATGGAGAAGCCTTTCTGGTCAGAAAGAGCTCTTTACAGCCTCGTGTAAATCCAGACAAGGAACATTTTTATGGCGAGCGCTGAAAATGAAAGGACAGGATCTAGTGACAAATAAGCCCCAGAAGGTTTGGAGTTCCATTTGGGGTTGGATTACACTCTAGAATTTCCCATTCCAGATCCAGCCTCATTTGAAATTCTTTGGGCTAAAAAATCAAAGAAGATTAGGTTCTCTTGTGAGGTTTCTGATATTTTCTTGCTGCTGTTCAAAATTCGGGCCTGAAACAGCAAAGTGCTGAGAGTTACTAACCtctcgctgacttcaatgggagttgagggtgtgaccccaggtcctttgggtacccagtggcagaggccacaGGAGTGCATAGGATTACCAGGATTCCCTGGATCTGATCTCCATATAATCAAAGGGTGTCATGTAAAGCCTTTACTGGATACCTGTGCCACACagatcatcataatcattgcacaGTGACTGGATGGATAATATATAAGGCGTTATGGTTGTATACTGAAATGTATGCTTTTAAGGTCTGTGAGTAGGGGCTGGTCACCAGAAAGTGATCAATAAGTTTCTTTGAGGCAGGAGATGCTTATCTGCCTGAATGGCTGTATGTAGATGAGTAATTCTTCACAGTGGATGCTAATCAATAGAGCAACATTCTaatcaagtgattgcaaagtctcCAGAGGAGATTcgatacaagaaaaacaaacaaacaatagggggtaccctgtttacaagtgaagacaatggatgCTTGGAACTATATCTGGAGGTCCAGAGGTATCCTGCATCAGGTATCCTTCGCCTATTGGACGAACTGCCAGCTGGCTTGTCTCATGAATGGAGGATCCCATTTGGTTTGGGTGTTTCATGctgggagagagatttgggggagcTGTCCTTTGTGAGACAGGGGAATGTTTGGTTTTCTAAGTTTAAGCTCTAAATTTATTAGACCCATTCTCCATCCACTATAAAATCACTCCTCAATggtcagatttcttggctccatCTCATTCTCCAATTCCCTgtccatctgggtttggggactgAGAGGAATCATCAGGCAAAGGTTAAAGAACAACAGGCAGAGGAAGTCTGGgttgttgatgtttatagttgtcAATAGAGAAATAATCTTCCCATGACACCTGAATACTGGAAATTTTACaacagagaaaaggaagaaaaaaaaacaccaaacaaacaaacaaaccccacaacaaCCCCCAAATTCTTGCAATTAACCATCTGCTTTAACTCTTGTTTTACACTCAGTTCCTAAGGACATCTCTGGAGATGATAGGCGACAGTGCGTGGAGCAGCCAGATAAGCCTTGAGTTGAGCCAGCAGATGGCCGGCTATGCCAGCCCCTCCAAAGAGAAGGTTTGTTATCTGTTAAGGCTTAGTTTCTAGTTCATTTCCCTTGAAATTCTGACTGGGGGGCTGCATAAGGCTTCTCTCAAGGCTTCATTACTTCATATTTTATTCtgcatataaaatttgtttttagttGTTTCCTGCTCTCttgccgcccgcccgcccgcccttcCAATATTTGCTTGGACAGGCTGCTTGTCTGTACTGCATTGTTGGCTCTCTGGCTGGGCTAGATGATGGGATGTTTCTACGGTCTGGATGCTTGGACTTGGCTATCGTGTTCCTTCCTGAGTGTTGCTGAGCTGGGTCTGTACTGACAGGCACGTTGTGTTACTGATATCTCAGGGCTGGTCTCTTTCTTTCAGAGTTTCCTGTATAAGGCGCTAGGAACGTCCTTAGCAGTTTGTCAGGACCTGGTCCATGTTAAATCACAGATTAATACATTTCTGACGACAACAGATTATACGGAAGCCCCTGAGAGAGAGGTgaggactctgtccctctccccactttaccAAGGAATCCCTGAATGCTCCCTGTGGGGCTCAGCTCAGAGTTGGCCTGGGACAGACGCCATTTTGCTTCATATCCTCTTCATTGCTATTTCACTcagccccccgctccccatgTGTCTCAGGCCTCACTGGCATTTTACACCACTTCAGGTGAAAGGAATGGAGTCGTGGGGTCTATCAGGCACCTGGTTCGATCCTAACCAGTATTTTTCTTGGGTGACAGGGAGTCATTTCCATCCTCGCATTGTCTGCTGAGAGCCACTTGGACCTCACCTTGAACGCACTTCAGGAGTTTGGGGCTGCAATGAGCAAGGTTAAGATTTCTGGGTTCATCGGCCGCCTGAAGGTAAAGGAGCCAGGGGCTTCTCTCAAACTTCCTCTCCCTCTAAAGCAGAGGCAGCAACCCTGCGGTAGTGTCTGCTCTGGTCAGCTAGCATTGTCCCCCAATGTATGCGTTCTACGTGATGCCTGCAgttaagcagagaggagcacaatctggagctggggttctctcaaatgatttttatcGTCTGATGTCTTTTCCATGCAAGCAACTGATGTAGTTCCCACACATTGTGCATGGGAGGGGCGCTCAAGCCATGAGACATCAGAtgataaaaatcatttgagagaaccccagctccagattgtgctcctctctgcttaactgcaggcagtctgttgtaaaatgatggtagatacactggagggtagggataggatacagagggacccagacaaattagaggattgggctaaaagaaacctgatgaggttcaacaaggacaagtgcagagtcctgcacttaggacgaaagaatcccattcactgttacagactagggaccgaatggctaggaagcagttctgcagaaaaggacctaggggttacagtggat
This Chrysemys picta bellii isolate R12L10 unplaced genomic scaffold, ASM1138683v2 scaf1126, whole genome shotgun sequence DNA region includes the following protein-coding sequences:
- the LOC135979674 gene encoding maestro heat-like repeat-containing protein family member 1, which translates into the protein MTQVLWPRLLEYVVPAQYTGTLKPLCRCLRELAEKKQQEGEEAACLDYSGPVKLPTPQGLLARLLVVASSPYEREGHGCAALQLLKALHHNVHAAVGEMWVLKIPPLLRYMEVPKDISGDDRRQCVEQPDKP